In Myxocyprinus asiaticus isolate MX2 ecotype Aquarium Trade chromosome 16, UBuf_Myxa_2, whole genome shotgun sequence, a single window of DNA contains:
- the LOC127454571 gene encoding endothelin-1-like, giving the protein MLQTDPNDLPATHKVRTKRCSCNNQLDSECHYFCHLDIIWVNTPSKTTDYGLGSPLAHRRRSTSRCFCANPADQTCNIFCRYSSAIMLLHPSEPVREKQEQPISDNLTALNDTENASLGLLVLGESSSLGALSDIRLSDILRNLIRARASAMEKKTHTRHWAFKASKSDYR; this is encoded by the exons ATGCTCCAAACTGACCCAAATGACCTGCCGGCAACCCATAAGGTCAGGACCAAGCGCTGCTCATGCAACAATCAGCTGGATTCAGAGTGCCACTATTTCTGCCATCTGGACATCATCTGGGTGAACACACCAAG TAAGACCACGGATTATGGATTGGGCAGTCCTTTGGCTCACCGCCGCAGGTCTACAAGTCGCTGTTTCTGTGCCAATCCTGCAGATCAAACATGCAACATCTTCTGCCGCTACAG CTCTGCCATAATGCTGTTGCACCCATCTGAACCTGTGCGTGAAAAACAGGAGCAGCCCATATCAGATAACTTGACTGCCCTAAATGACACAGAAAATGCCAGTCTAGGACTTCTTGTTTTAGGGGAGTCTTCCTCCCTTGGGGCTCTGTCAGACATCAGACTGTCAGACATTCTCAG AAACCTGATCAGAGCTAGAGCCAGTGCCATGGAAAAGAAGACCCACACTAGGCATTGGGCATTCAAGGCTAGTAAATCTGACTACAGATAA